In Desulfomonile tiedjei DSM 6799, a genomic segment contains:
- a CDS encoding TRAP transporter large permease has product MIWGVVILFTCLVLGFPIYLGLLAGGLYILVIAYHIPVDMVVIGLYDGVAKFTLLAVPYFLLAGALMENSSISRRLVDCTVPWLVRVRGGFPIAGIIANEIFGAISGSSAAATATIGRVMFPEITKTNGERFALGLLTSAGALAIIMPPSINMILFATATNVSIGALFLAGVVPAAILGGCLAVYIFLVSPRPDVSQRFDLKVAVHKTIQGLSALSFPIVILGGIYTGIFTPTEAGAFSAVYAFLLPAVLYRELGWKQIVSSIKDTTRLSAQIFILIASSTVFSQALTVARVPDMLVPLVGDLGQFWFLVILNLVLLIVGCFFDPTSAVLVLAPVVAPIANALGIDLLHLGIVFTINLAIGMFTPPFGLNLFVMQSIFKKRLEEIARAIPPFFGVFLVALVIITYFPQLYLWLPRIWLGHTGQ; this is encoded by the coding sequence ATGATCTGGGGCGTTGTGATTCTCTTCACCTGTTTAGTCCTGGGGTTTCCCATTTATTTGGGGCTATTGGCCGGTGGACTCTATATTCTGGTCATCGCTTATCACATTCCTGTTGATATGGTCGTTATCGGCCTATACGACGGCGTGGCAAAATTCACACTTCTAGCCGTTCCCTATTTTCTCCTGGCTGGAGCTCTTATGGAAAATAGCTCCATCTCCCGCCGCCTGGTGGACTGCACCGTTCCATGGCTGGTAAGGGTTCGCGGAGGTTTTCCCATTGCAGGAATAATCGCCAACGAAATCTTTGGTGCAATTTCCGGGTCATCCGCTGCAGCAACGGCCACCATCGGCCGGGTAATGTTTCCAGAGATCACAAAGACCAACGGTGAAAGATTCGCTTTGGGCCTTTTGACTTCAGCAGGGGCTCTGGCGATCATCATGCCTCCCAGCATCAACATGATCCTTTTCGCCACAGCCACGAATGTCTCTATTGGTGCACTGTTCCTGGCCGGAGTGGTGCCCGCAGCTATCCTGGGGGGGTGTCTGGCTGTGTACATTTTCCTTGTCAGCCCGCGACCTGATGTCTCTCAGCGTTTTGATTTGAAAGTGGCCGTTCATAAGACGATCCAGGGTTTGTCAGCTCTCAGCTTTCCGATTGTAATCCTCGGAGGCATCTACACGGGAATCTTTACTCCGACGGAGGCAGGGGCGTTTTCGGCTGTCTACGCTTTTCTTCTCCCCGCCGTTCTGTATCGTGAACTGGGCTGGAAACAGATCGTGAGCAGTATCAAGGACACCACAAGGCTCTCTGCTCAGATTTTTATCCTCATTGCATCCAGTACCGTTTTTTCTCAAGCGCTGACTGTGGCCCGTGTTCCGGATATGCTGGTCCCTCTTGTGGGTGATCTCGGCCAGTTCTGGTTCCTGGTGATACTGAACCTGGTACTTCTCATAGTAGGATGCTTTTTCGATCCCACTTCGGCTGTGCTGGTTCTTGCTCCGGTGGTGGCGCCTATTGCCAATGCTCTGGGAATAGACCTGCTGCATCTGGGCATTGTCTTCACGATCAACCTGGCCATAGGCATGTTTACTCCACCTTTCGGCCTTAACCTGTTCGTCATGCAGAGCATTTTCAAGAAAAGGCTTGAAGAGATCGCCCGGGCTATACCTCCATTCTTCGGAGTCTTTCTTGTGGCGCTCGTAATTATAACGTATTTCCCGCAGCTCTATCTGTGGCTTCCCAGGATTTGGCTAGGGCACACCGGGCAGTGA
- a CDS encoding RraA family protein — MESKKPGLEILKEYKSLSTAAISDALGTFGMIGGCLGISPVIPGLRMAGRAFTVKYVPVGSVKGTVGDYIDDLGPGDVVVLDNNGRTDCTVWGDILTVTAKMKGVEGTVIDGVCRDVPGIREEQYPIFTRGRFMVTGKDRVMVQAMQVPVSVGNVQVKPGDILVGDDSGVVVVPWEIAEGVLSSAQAIEEAENSIVQAVKSGLSLREVREKFGYHKLQAKKMQE; from the coding sequence ATGGAAAGTAAGAAGCCAGGTCTGGAGATACTGAAAGAATACAAGTCTCTCTCAACCGCGGCCATATCGGACGCCCTTGGTACGTTCGGCATGATCGGAGGATGTCTGGGAATTTCCCCGGTAATTCCCGGTCTTAGAATGGCCGGAAGGGCTTTTACGGTCAAGTATGTTCCCGTCGGGAGCGTAAAGGGAACCGTTGGCGACTACATCGACGACCTGGGCCCAGGTGACGTTGTTGTCCTCGACAACAACGGACGGACAGACTGCACTGTTTGGGGAGATATTCTCACTGTAACTGCGAAGATGAAAGGAGTGGAAGGAACGGTTATTGATGGGGTCTGCCGCGATGTGCCGGGAATTCGAGAGGAACAATACCCGATATTCACTCGCGGTCGATTCATGGTGACCGGAAAAGACCGAGTAATGGTCCAGGCCATGCAAGTTCCTGTTTCGGTAGGGAATGTTCAGGTAAAACCCGGCGACATCCTGGTCGGGGATGATAGCGGGGTCGTGGTTGTCCCATGGGAAATCGCCGAAGGTGTCTTGTCCTCGGCTCAAGCTATCGAAGAGGCGGAAAACTCCATCGTGCAGGCGGTCAAGAGTGGGTTGAGCCTCAGGGAGGTGCGAGAAAAGTTCGGATACCACAAGTTGCAGGCCAAGAAGATGCAAGAGTGA
- a CDS encoding UbiD family decarboxylase yields MYDLKSFLDRIKGNKEHLLEVGKEVDRKFEGCAVLRKLEIDRKQPAVLFHKVEGTDIPVVANMFADRERIALAFGTDGNNLNKILREREEKPLEPVMVDNAPVQEVVYTGDDVDLFKLPIWYHNEKDAGPYITSGMMVTVDPDTGIRNVGMYRHMLQGKAQLGIHLAETGHGRVNFDKYMNKNEPMPIAITIGHHPLVYMGALSFVPYGVDEYKITGGYMQEPLRLVKCKTVNMEVPADAEIVLEGMIYPGDTCEDAPFGEYTTVYGKLRVNPYIRITAITMRKKPIYLDVFSGHVDHQFLGGTPRLASIYRAVRQACPTVQDVYMPPSGCCRFTCFVRIKKRHEGEAKNVLAATFGADAFIKMAVVVDEDIDIFDYYSVLLAISTRWKPMGNVVIIPQAKTNALDPTVENEFLVTKIGIDATKPLVGFPETIEVPGAAELNLSQYLV; encoded by the coding sequence ATGTATGATCTGAAATCTTTTCTTGACCGAATTAAGGGCAACAAGGAACATCTTCTGGAGGTTGGAAAGGAGGTAGACCGAAAATTTGAAGGATGTGCAGTATTGCGCAAGCTGGAGATAGACAGGAAACAACCTGCTGTTCTTTTCCATAAAGTGGAAGGAACCGATATCCCGGTTGTTGCCAACATGTTTGCCGATCGGGAAAGAATAGCTCTTGCTTTCGGAACTGATGGAAACAACCTGAACAAAATACTGCGAGAACGTGAAGAAAAGCCCTTGGAACCGGTGATGGTCGACAATGCACCCGTACAGGAGGTTGTCTACACCGGTGACGATGTTGACCTGTTCAAGCTTCCCATCTGGTACCACAACGAAAAAGACGCCGGACCGTACATCACTTCAGGCATGATGGTTACGGTCGATCCGGATACCGGTATCAGGAACGTCGGTATGTACCGGCACATGCTTCAGGGAAAAGCTCAATTGGGCATCCACCTGGCAGAAACAGGACACGGTCGGGTGAATTTCGATAAGTACATGAATAAGAACGAGCCTATGCCGATTGCTATTACCATCGGGCACCATCCCCTGGTCTACATGGGAGCGCTCAGTTTTGTTCCGTACGGAGTCGATGAATACAAAATCACCGGCGGCTATATGCAGGAGCCGCTCCGTCTGGTGAAATGCAAGACCGTGAATATGGAAGTACCCGCTGATGCAGAGATCGTCCTGGAAGGCATGATTTATCCCGGCGACACCTGTGAGGACGCTCCTTTCGGTGAGTACACTACTGTTTACGGTAAGCTCAGAGTCAATCCATACATCAGAATAACCGCAATTACCATGCGTAAGAAGCCAATCTATCTCGACGTGTTTTCAGGGCATGTCGATCATCAGTTCCTGGGAGGTACTCCCCGTTTGGCTTCCATATATCGAGCCGTTCGGCAGGCCTGTCCGACCGTGCAAGACGTGTATATGCCGCCATCAGGCTGTTGTCGATTCACCTGCTTCGTCCGGATCAAGAAACGTCACGAAGGTGAGGCAAAAAATGTACTGGCGGCAACATTTGGAGCCGATGCTTTCATTAAAATGGCTGTAGTCGTGGATGAAGACATCGACATCTTTGACTATTACAGCGTCCTGCTGGCTATCAGCACGCGCTGGAAACCCATGGGTAATGTAGTCATCATTCCCCAGGCCAAGACAAATGCATTGGATCCCACGGTGGAAAACGAATTCCTGGTGACCAAGATCGGGATCGATGCAACAAAACCTCTGGTCGGTTTTCCCGAAACCATAGAAGTGCCGGGAGCCGCTGAACTTAATCTATCACAGTATTTGGTCTAA
- a CDS encoding RraA family protein translates to MDRHVFDRDCRPKLEKLSTTNLSDALDQVGLRGAVIGIRPLFGMPRVCGRAVTIKITAAGMTKSKHHLGVEAIASAEEGDLIVIDNHGDVQNNCWGEILSCAAKQKGISGVVIDGAARDVDECQKMDFPVFARGVVPITARGRIMQEDFNCMIRIGDVQVRPGDILVCDINGVVVIPVEKVYEVISAAETIMAKEESMKNDILAGLDILEVDRKYNYEQMLKKIAL, encoded by the coding sequence ATGGACAGACATGTTTTTGATCGCGACTGTCGACCGAAACTGGAAAAGTTGTCCACAACCAATCTTTCCGATGCATTGGACCAGGTGGGGCTCCGGGGAGCTGTAATCGGAATCAGACCGCTCTTCGGCATGCCCCGGGTATGCGGTAGAGCTGTAACAATCAAAATCACCGCTGCAGGTATGACGAAATCGAAACATCACCTGGGTGTTGAAGCGATCGCCTCTGCCGAGGAAGGGGATCTGATCGTAATAGACAACCATGGTGACGTGCAAAACAACTGCTGGGGGGAAATTCTGTCCTGCGCAGCCAAGCAGAAGGGGATTTCAGGCGTCGTTATCGACGGAGCTGCCAGAGATGTGGACGAGTGCCAGAAAATGGATTTCCCTGTGTTTGCCAGAGGCGTCGTTCCTATTACCGCACGAGGCCGAATCATGCAGGAAGACTTCAACTGTATGATCAGAATTGGGGACGTCCAGGTACGCCCCGGAGACATTCTCGTTTGCGATATCAATGGTGTGGTCGTCATCCCGGTGGAGAAAGTGTACGAGGTCATTTCAGCGGCAGAAACGATTATGGCCAAGGAAGAAAGCATGAAAAACGATATCCTGGCCGGTCTCGACATCCTGGAAGTCGACCGGAAATATAACTATGAACAAATGTTAAAAAAAATAGCCCTTTAG
- a CDS encoding TRAP transporter small permease, with product MSSALKLTRSLMRVLDNVSGFLLVVITVMGFLNVVMRYLFARPIAWMEEMTVLSMVWMVYLSQGMLESENSQLRMTVVSRLFGPKLQFLVNTIRTALTLFIFGYLLISGCGVITNNYNFKTCTQALGFPIWIAFLALPVTFIIIMIPRILDPAVKYGDEPPVVNCEKGGS from the coding sequence ATGTCGTCTGCTCTAAAACTCACTAGGTCGTTGATGAGAGTGTTGGACAATGTCTCCGGTTTCTTGTTGGTAGTCATAACTGTCATGGGATTTCTCAATGTCGTAATGCGTTACTTGTTTGCTCGACCCATAGCCTGGATGGAAGAGATGACCGTTCTGAGTATGGTCTGGATGGTGTATCTTTCACAGGGTATGCTGGAGAGTGAAAATAGTCAGTTGAGAATGACAGTTGTGTCCAGACTGTTCGGCCCCAAACTGCAATTTCTGGTCAATACAATCAGGACTGCCCTGACGTTGTTCATATTCGGTTATCTCCTGATCTCCGGATGCGGAGTCATAACCAACAACTACAACTTCAAGACCTGCACTCAGGCCCTGGGGTTTCCGATTTGGATAGCGTTTCTGGCCCTTCCCGTAACGTTCATCATCATCATGATTCCGCGTATTTTGGACCCCGCGGTCAAGTATGGGGACGAACCTCCGGTAGTCAATTGTGAGAAAGGAGGTTCATAA
- a CDS encoding 4-carboxy-4-hydroxy-2-oxoadipate aldolase/oxaloacetate decarboxylase: protein MNTDKHVIRNINRVSPDLVEAIKAFPSATIYEAYGAKGALNHFIKPIRSSMRICGPAVTVKARPGDNLIVHKSIYTAQPGDVLVVDTSSYVEAGFWGDIMTAAAQHRGVAGLVTDGAVRDSEDIAGLGFPIFCQALCIKATTKSCLGTINMPIFMAGAVINPGDLIVGDADGVTVVAREDVPWVIEKARQREEKEAKVSQLLKEGKTTLELYGLSDILQRIGLKEE, encoded by the coding sequence ATGAACACGGACAAACACGTCATACGAAACATTAACCGAGTGTCGCCCGATCTTGTCGAAGCGATAAAAGCTTTTCCATCCGCCACCATTTATGAAGCTTATGGTGCGAAAGGGGCCCTTAACCACTTCATCAAACCTATACGGAGCTCAATGAGGATCTGCGGGCCCGCAGTCACAGTCAAAGCACGGCCCGGTGATAACCTTATTGTCCATAAATCCATATACACGGCTCAACCTGGTGACGTTCTGGTTGTGGATACATCTTCCTATGTTGAAGCAGGTTTCTGGGGAGACATCATGACCGCCGCTGCTCAACATCGAGGAGTGGCAGGACTGGTAACGGACGGAGCCGTCAGGGATTCGGAAGACATAGCCGGTCTCGGCTTTCCCATCTTTTGTCAGGCGCTGTGTATAAAAGCTACTACGAAATCGTGTCTCGGAACCATAAACATGCCGATTTTTATGGCCGGCGCCGTGATCAACCCGGGTGACCTGATAGTCGGGGATGCTGATGGAGTAACGGTAGTAGCCAGAGAGGATGTACCCTGGGTCATAGAAAAGGCCAGACAGCGAGAAGAAAAAGAAGCGAAAGTCTCACAACTCCTAAAAGAAGGAAAGACCACACTGGAGCTATACGGGCTCTCGGACATTCTGCAGCGCATAGGGCTGAAAGAGGAATAA
- a CDS encoding UbiX family flavin prenyltransferase has product MQRIIVGISGASGVIYGVRLLQVLKEIEDIETHLVLTHGARITMNLEGTLPPEEVEQLADQVHAPENLAAPLSSGSFKTEGMIVAPCSMKSLSMIALSLNDNLLVRAADVVLKERRKLVLIPRETPLHLGHLRAMTAITEMGGIILPPVPSFYHGPRTIADIIDQTVGKALDQFGIPHNLFNRWGGG; this is encoded by the coding sequence TTGCAGAGGATCATAGTAGGAATCAGTGGCGCAAGCGGAGTGATCTACGGGGTAAGGCTCCTGCAGGTTCTCAAAGAAATTGAGGACATTGAGACACACCTCGTTCTTACCCATGGCGCTCGTATCACAATGAATCTGGAAGGAACTCTGCCTCCTGAAGAAGTAGAGCAGCTTGCAGACCAGGTCCATGCTCCGGAGAATCTTGCGGCTCCCCTTTCCAGCGGCTCCTTCAAAACCGAGGGAATGATTGTGGCTCCGTGTTCCATGAAGAGTCTGTCCATGATTGCGCTTTCTCTCAACGATAATCTCCTTGTGAGAGCTGCGGATGTTGTGCTCAAGGAGAGACGGAAACTCGTTCTCATTCCAAGGGAAACACCTTTGCATTTGGGACATCTCAGGGCTATGACTGCAATTACGGAAATGGGTGGGATAATCCTTCCTCCCGTGCCGTCATTCTATCATGGACCCCGCACCATTGCCGACATTATAGACCAGACTGTTGGAAAGGCATTGGATCAGTTCGGAATTCCTCATAACTTGTTCAATAGATGGGGTGGAGGATGA
- a CDS encoding Serine dehydratase alpha chain, with the protein MMSPLERMIKRLRDDLNGRLLSFGELVKVSEEENAPFGEAVVAEAIVREKKSEEEILNLALATFQHNFEALEVGLTSGRSFLLGTVGTDLANKERALIDDELINNAVTYTLATEVGNHEIGLQPCAGTGDSCPYTGLLHAFRQAGVPEKKLAHAAAIMLKLGSFFRVGKKTTGCNMEGFGAGAAATAAALTDMRGGTARQVARAVVLALSPTIAVPCTPRVMVHGLCAAHIGGAILIGNLASNLVLETSLPVDVDIDVMLAMAARIHMEAAPIITSINLEYLEPYFAKKPQIEPYVDGEIRAREKESAETIQVRAREEVRNMLKEARPLTGVLGDVVVGGSSMAVGSPANMARICHAMTAGTISSIEIDLTADLFSRRAINVPAILMAAIYGTPTGDADMYKRVLDLPELKHIQIKINKIEEPQVQRIRIEASEKSAMIDARNRGGGRVAIVQAEPSLQEALNAAKRLGIEVAQ; encoded by the coding sequence ATGATGAGCCCTCTTGAAAGAATGATCAAACGACTTCGTGACGACCTCAACGGAAGACTGCTTTCTTTCGGCGAGTTGGTCAAGGTTTCGGAGGAAGAAAACGCTCCATTCGGCGAAGCCGTCGTTGCCGAAGCCATAGTCCGGGAGAAAAAGTCTGAAGAAGAGATTCTTAACCTGGCTCTGGCCACATTTCAGCACAATTTTGAAGCTCTTGAGGTTGGACTGACTTCGGGCCGAAGTTTTCTGTTGGGCACGGTCGGGACGGATCTTGCGAATAAGGAACGTGCTCTGATCGATGATGAGCTTATTAATAATGCGGTGACGTACACGCTGGCAACTGAAGTCGGCAACCATGAAATCGGCTTACAGCCATGCGCAGGAACCGGAGATTCCTGTCCTTACACCGGTTTGCTCCATGCGTTTCGGCAAGCCGGCGTCCCTGAAAAAAAATTGGCCCATGCCGCCGCGATTATGCTCAAACTGGGTAGTTTCTTCAGAGTCGGGAAGAAGACTACCGGCTGCAACATGGAAGGGTTTGGAGCGGGCGCGGCAGCAACTGCAGCAGCATTGACAGATATGAGAGGCGGAACGGCGAGACAGGTTGCCCGGGCTGTTGTTCTCGCACTGTCGCCGACTATCGCCGTTCCCTGCACCCCAAGGGTGATGGTCCACGGTCTTTGCGCTGCCCACATAGGCGGAGCCATTCTCATCGGTAATCTTGCTTCCAACCTTGTCCTCGAGACTTCATTGCCTGTAGATGTGGACATTGATGTGATGCTGGCCATGGCCGCCAGGATTCATATGGAGGCTGCTCCTATTATCACATCCATAAATCTGGAGTACCTGGAGCCGTATTTCGCAAAGAAACCGCAAATCGAGCCCTATGTCGATGGTGAAATACGGGCCCGGGAAAAGGAGAGTGCCGAGACAATTCAGGTACGAGCGAGGGAAGAAGTCAGGAACATGCTGAAAGAGGCCAGGCCCCTCACGGGAGTCCTTGGCGACGTCGTCGTCGGGGGAAGCAGCATGGCCGTGGGCTCGCCGGCCAACATGGCTCGCATATGCCATGCAATGACCGCAGGGACCATTAGCAGCATCGAGATAGACCTGACTGCCGACCTGTTTTCCAGGCGAGCCATAAACGTACCCGCCATCTTGATGGCCGCGATTTATGGAACTCCAACCGGCGACGCCGACATGTACAAGCGGGTCCTGGACTTACCGGAACTGAAACATATTCAAATCAAAATCAACAAGATTGAAGAACCGCAGGTTCAGCGGATAAGGATCGAAGCCTCCGAAAAAAGCGCCATGATCGATGCACGGAACCGTGGCGGAGGCAGAGTGGCTATCGTCCAGGCAGAACCTTCTCTACAGGAAGCTCTCAATGCCGCTAAACGACTTGGTATCGAAGTCGCCCAGTAG
- a CDS encoding FAD-dependent oxidoreductase produces the protein MVSSIVQTDVLVVGGGGAASRAAYEAKKAAPDLDVTIAVDGTWGATGSTVWVASETLGINAPFNAAGDGDSAEIFLQDIIETGLGVANHELSSLIAHESLARLSELIDLGVQFDQTDGKLRQRKLSGCTKARSLSQGGQTGVAIVAALKKAALNLGVNALEGIRVLDLIVQDGEVWGVKGIRKGEEIVILAKAVILGNGGAGALFPHNINHPSLRGDGYAMAYRAGATLTNLEFIQIGPGVVYPHMTFIIHSHMWNLLPRLRNGQGKEFLSDYLPEGVTREEVISLKSMSFPFSVRTNARYLDIAMSKEIMSGRGTEHGGILFDVNHVPEAELKNKAPITFKAFLDKGVNLCTDKVEIAPLVQSFNGGIRIDEHAFTGVPGLFAVGEASGGVHGADRPGGNNLADSQVFGFRGGQAAATLALNRPLKMDVKHVPEMASSEVEPQDLAPIREAIDQALMVVRHADRLKKLEQLIDDYRANLKQLNLKIDNFLTTTEAIMKSAMLREESRGIHYREDFPENRPDLNKPSLIRKGSDGMVAGWD, from the coding sequence CGCTTCGGAAACATTAGGGATAAACGCTCCATTCAATGCGGCCGGGGATGGAGATTCGGCGGAAATATTTCTCCAGGACATTATAGAGACCGGTTTGGGCGTGGCAAATCATGAGCTGTCGTCTCTGATAGCTCACGAATCACTTGCTCGCCTATCGGAGTTGATCGATCTTGGAGTTCAATTTGACCAGACTGACGGAAAGCTCAGGCAGCGAAAACTGTCAGGATGTACAAAAGCCCGCTCCCTTTCTCAAGGCGGGCAGACCGGCGTAGCAATCGTCGCTGCACTCAAGAAAGCTGCACTGAATCTTGGGGTTAACGCTCTGGAAGGCATCCGGGTCCTGGATCTGATCGTTCAGGACGGAGAAGTCTGGGGCGTAAAAGGCATTCGAAAGGGTGAGGAGATAGTCATCCTGGCCAAGGCGGTGATTCTGGGAAATGGTGGAGCCGGTGCTCTCTTTCCTCATAATATTAACCACCCGTCCCTGAGAGGTGACGGATATGCCATGGCTTACCGCGCGGGAGCCACTCTTACTAACCTGGAGTTTATCCAGATAGGCCCGGGCGTGGTGTACCCCCACATGACGTTCATCATCCATTCCCATATGTGGAATCTACTTCCTCGCTTGAGGAACGGTCAGGGAAAGGAGTTTCTCTCCGACTATCTGCCTGAGGGCGTTACCAGAGAAGAGGTCATTTCCCTTAAATCCATGTCTTTTCCCTTTTCAGTCAGGACAAATGCACGTTACCTGGACATTGCCATGAGTAAGGAGATCATGTCCGGGAGGGGCACCGAACACGGCGGGATACTCTTTGACGTCAATCATGTTCCGGAAGCGGAACTCAAGAACAAAGCGCCCATAACGTTCAAAGCTTTCCTGGATAAAGGCGTAAACCTTTGCACCGACAAAGTGGAAATAGCTCCTCTTGTGCAGAGCTTCAATGGAGGCATACGTATAGACGAGCATGCCTTTACTGGTGTTCCGGGTCTTTTCGCTGTGGGTGAGGCATCCGGAGGCGTGCATGGAGCTGACAGACCGGGTGGCAACAATCTCGCTGATTCCCAAGTCTTCGGGTTTCGCGGAGGTCAGGCCGCAGCGACTTTGGCCCTGAACAGGCCATTGAAGATGGACGTGAAGCACGTTCCTGAAATGGCTTCGTCAGAAGTTGAACCACAAGACTTGGCGCCCATTCGTGAAGCCATCGATCAGGCCCTCATGGTAGTACGTCACGCAGATAGGCTCAAGAAACTGGAACAGCTCATTGACGACTATCGAGCGAACCTCAAGCAACTGAATCTGAAAATAGACAATTTCCTCACAACCACAGAGGCTATCATGAAATCGGCGATGTTGCGGGAAGAAAGCAGAGGTATTCATTATCGCGAAGATTTCCCGGAAAACAGACCGGATCTGAATAAACCGTCCCTCATCCGTAAAGGCTCGGACGGAATGGTGGCAGGTTGGGATTGA
- a CDS encoding PRC-barrel domain-containing protein: MKRIGLLLVLPLLVFLSTQASGQDMIVIGKMVKNSQGVTLGKVQNVVLSDRGCVEYIVLSGDFSGARGRYYPVPWNIVRSSSGDTLVTDIDVTVLKEAPVIETLNDAALSQWRPRVHNFYVEHKMSVSPERTGDRSAREMTRQREQEQEKSSSEMDRDKKDLRSRQQTSDERQDKALERKDQGRWHARDIFRPQGTNESMRERAQKDRGPEEMGQGKSVDKPEVGRERSRTDAQMMHSEKRSRETQADTKGRFSETNPNVQKSPDLPGRGMGSRANTE, translated from the coding sequence ATGAAAAGAATAGGTCTATTATTAGTGCTCCCGCTTCTGGTATTTCTGAGCACGCAAGCTTCGGGCCAGGATATGATAGTGATCGGCAAGATGGTGAAGAACTCCCAAGGGGTCACACTGGGTAAAGTACAAAACGTAGTGCTGAGTGACCGGGGATGCGTAGAATACATTGTTCTTTCAGGAGATTTCTCTGGGGCAAGAGGTCGCTATTATCCGGTACCCTGGAATATCGTGAGAAGCTCTTCGGGCGACACGCTCGTCACGGATATCGACGTCACGGTCCTAAAAGAAGCACCGGTAATTGAAACACTCAATGACGCTGCTCTCTCTCAATGGCGTCCGAGAGTGCACAACTTCTATGTTGAGCACAAAATGTCTGTCTCTCCCGAAAGGACTGGGGATCGGAGCGCACGAGAAATGACCCGGCAGCGGGAACAGGAGCAGGAAAAGAGCAGCAGCGAAATGGATCGCGATAAGAAGGATCTCAGATCCCGACAGCAAACTTCAGACGAGAGACAGGACAAAGCTCTCGAACGCAAGGACCAAGGAAGATGGCACGCCAGAGACATTTTTCGACCACAAGGAACCAATGAGTCTATGCGAGAACGTGCTCAAAAAGACCGAGGTCCTGAAGAAATGGGCCAGGGAAAATCTGTAGATAAACCGGAAGTTGGAAGAGAACGGTCTCGTACCGACGCACAGATGATGCATAGCGAAAAGCGTTCGAGAGAAACTCAGGCTGATACGAAAGGTAGATTCTCAGAAACGAATCCCAACGTACAAAAGAGCCCGGACTTGCCCGGACGAGGTATGGGGTCGAGAGCAAATACGGAATGA
- a CDS encoding TRAP transporter substrate-binding protein, which yields MKEKMHSLSVTVLVVMVLTIFFVGNAFSADKVIMRVATPTTNDPQTHEMDLFKKVVENKSQGRIEVQLFPSCQLGSNAQMLQGLQMGTIHGLLEPTAFLGGFSDILTLIDLPYFFEDVWTATALLNSRAGDKLREYLQNRGLVAAAFYPYGDRILLLKFPVNSMDDFKGKKVRVMGAKVLQNEIKAWGGAGIPMDVPELYTALQQGVIDGLESAAQFFFMLKYFQVAGYIFTEPKGAEVTVFLMNKKWLDNLPADLRDIVTNSAKEIVPEATQYARNTEKESMRKMVASGVKVMDASPELQQKLKNASTLVHETFLMENPDAKPIYERLKKAMEK from the coding sequence ATGAAAGAAAAGATGCATTCACTGTCGGTGACTGTTCTGGTGGTCATGGTTCTCACGATCTTTTTTGTCGGAAACGCATTTTCAGCCGACAAAGTGATCATGAGGGTCGCTACCCCTACCACCAACGATCCACAAACCCACGAAATGGACCTGTTCAAAAAGGTGGTTGAAAACAAGAGCCAAGGCAGGATCGAAGTACAGCTCTTCCCTTCCTGTCAACTGGGCAGTAATGCCCAGATGTTACAGGGATTGCAGATGGGCACGATCCATGGGCTCCTGGAACCCACAGCATTCCTGGGAGGATTCTCGGATATCCTGACATTGATCGACCTGCCGTACTTCTTCGAAGACGTCTGGACCGCCACAGCGCTGCTCAATAGCAGGGCGGGAGACAAATTGAGGGAATATCTCCAGAACAGAGGGTTGGTGGCAGCCGCATTTTATCCTTACGGTGACCGTATTCTTCTTCTGAAATTCCCGGTTAACAGCATGGACGATTTCAAAGGGAAGAAAGTGCGAGTCATGGGAGCAAAAGTTCTTCAAAACGAGATCAAAGCCTGGGGCGGCGCGGGCATTCCCATGGATGTTCCCGAGCTTTACACTGCTCTTCAGCAGGGAGTGATCGACGGTTTGGAGAGTGCGGCTCAGTTCTTTTTTATGCTGAAGTATTTCCAGGTTGCCGGGTACATTTTCACCGAACCAAAAGGCGCTGAAGTGACCGTCTTCCTGATGAATAAGAAATGGTTGGACAACTTGCCCGCAGACTTGCGAGATATAGTTACCAACAGCGCCAAGGAAATAGTTCCCGAGGCCACTCAATACGCACGTAATACCGAAAAAGAGTCAATGAGAAAAATGGTGGCATCCGGGGTGAAAGTGATGGATGCATCGCCGGAGCTACAGCAAAAACTCAAGAATGCCTCCACACTCGTGCACGAGACTTTTCTCATGGAAAATCCCGATGCAAAGCCGATCTATGAGAGACTAAAGAAAGCTATGGAGAAGTAA